A region of the Corynebacterium endometrii genome:
AGTAGCCGGAGCTACTGACGATTCCCTATTCCCTTTCCCAACACCTTCAATCCAAGAGTGCGGCCGGCCCGCCGTGTTCGCACCCAAGCATAAGGAGAAAAAATGTCTGACAAGAACACCGAAATTCGCAAGGGCCTCTACGGCGTTGTAGTCGATGAAACGGCCGTATCCAAGGTGGTTCCAGAGACCAATTCCCTGACCTACCGCGGCTATCCAGTCCAGGAGCTGGCTCGCTACTGCAGCTTCGAGGAAGTGGCATACCTCCTGTGGAACGGTGAGCTGCCAAGCCAGGAAGAGCTCATCCGCTTCTCCGCGCGTGAGAAGGCGCTGCGCCACCTGGACCGTCACCTCATCGACCTGATCACCTCCATGCCGAAGTCCTGCCACCCAATGGACGTGTTGCGCACGGCTATCTCCTTTATCGGCTCCCAGGATCCTGAGGCATACACCCGGGATTCCGAGCACATCCGCCGCACCGCGCTTGAGCTGATGGCCAAGATTCCGACCATCATCGCGCTTGACATCCGACGCCGCCGCGGTGAGGGCTACATCGAGCCCTCCCGCAAGAAGGGCTTTGCGGAAAACTTCCTGTGGATGGTCTTCGGCGAGGAGGAGGGCTCCCCGGCCAACAGCCGCGCTGATATCGAGGCCTTCGATAAGTCCCTGACCCTGTACGCGGAGCACTCCTTCAACGCTTCCACCTTCGCGGCCCGCGTGATCACCTCCACCATGTCCGATACTTACTCGGCAATCGTGGGCGCAATCGGCGCGCTGAAGGGCCCGCTGCACGGCGGTGCCAACGAGGCCGTGATGCACAACTTCCTGGAGGTTGATGACCCAGCCAAGGCAGAGGAGTGGGCAAAGAACAAGCTGGCCAACAAGGAACTGGTTATGGGCTTCGGTCACCGCGTCTACAAGAAGGGCGACTCCCGCGTTCCTACCATGGAGGCCGCATTCAAGGAGCTGGCTGAGCAGCACGACCAGACCAAGTGGGTTGAGATGTATGACATCATGGCGAAGACCATGTATGAGAATACGTCCATCCAAATCCGTCCTAACCTGGACTTCCCGGCGGGCCCTGCCTACTACATCCTGGGCTTCGACATCGAGTTCTTCACCCCAATCTTCGTGATGGCTCGCATCACCGGCTGGACCGCTCACATCGTGGAGCAAAACGAAAACAACTCCCTGATCCGCCCGCTGTCCGCATACAACGGTGAGGAACAGCGTCCGGTTCCGCCTAAGTCCTTCTAAGGCCCTCTAGGACCTTCCAGGACATGTGTGTCCGGCTGAGTTGGACACACATGTAGACCGCCCGCCTATCGCTGATAAAGCAGCAGGTGGGCGGTTATTCGTCCAACCCCGGAATCTCCCTGAATTTTGATTAGGGGTTTCCGCTTCACCCCCATCACAGGGGTTGGAAAGGCTGAGCCTGGATTAAATTCCATGTTTCTTCCCGATCCTTGCAGGTGAGCCTATCTTCGCTGGCCATGCGCGTGAATGCACAGTAAAAACGGTAGAAATCGCTACGTTACGGGTCTACAGTTATATAAGGATCATCTGACGTGGTGCCTTTTTCGCGTGCACTCAAAAGCGGCCTCGGTAGTACATTCCGGGCCACCGTGTATGGGGGAGGGGTGCTACTCACTCAATGAAAGGACCTACGTTCGTGGTTGACACCGCGCTTTCATCATTCAATAAGATTCTCGTCGCCAACCGTGGTGAGATTGCCGTCCGCGCTTTTCGTGCAGCATTTGAGACCGGCGCTAAGACCGTAGCTATTTACCCACGCGAGGACCGCAATTCCTTCCACCGCGCATTCGCCGATGAGGCGGTACGCATTGGTGTTGAGGGTCAGCCGGTCAAGGCGTACCTCGATATCGATGAGGTTATCCGCGCGGCCAAGAAGTCCGGTGCTGATGCCATTTACCCTGGTTACGGCTTCCTTTCCGAGCGTGCGGATCTCGCGCGCGCCTGCAGGGACAACGGCATTAAGTTCATCGGTCCTTCCGCAGAGACCCTGGACCTAACCGGTGACAAGGCCGCTGCGGTGCAGGCCGCGGAGGCCGCAGGCCTACCAACCCTCAAGGACTCCAAGCCGTCTACCGACCCGGACGAGCTTTACGAGTACGCAAAGGAATTTACTTACCCGGTCTTCGTCAAGGCAGTTGCCGGTGGCGGCGGCCGCGGCATGCGTTTCATCGAGAATGAGGCGGAGTTCAAGCAGAAGGCTGCGGAGGCATCCCGCGAGGCGGCGGCCGCGTTTGGTGATGGCCACGTATACGTTGAGACCGCCGTTATCAAGCCCCAGCACATCGAGGTGCAGATCCTGGCCGATGAGCATGGCAACGTCATGCACCTGTATGAGCGTGACTGCTCCGTGCAGCGCCGCCACCAGAAGGTAGTGGAGATTGCCCCGGCTCCTACCCTGGATCCGGAGCTGCGTGACCGCATCTGTGAGGACGCAGTTAAGTTCTGCCAGCACATTAACTACTCCGGTGCGGGCACCGTTGAGTTCCTGGTTGATGAGCGCGGCAATCACGTGTTCATTGAGATGAACCCGCGTGTCCAGGTGGAGCACACGGTGACTGAGGAAGTTACCGGTGTAGACATTGTGAAATCCCAAATGCAGATTGCCGCCGGTGCCTCCCTTGAGGACCTGGGCCTGAAGCAGGAAGAGGTCAAGCTCACCGGCGCGGCCCTTCAGTGCCGCATTACCACTGAGGATCCAAACAACGGTTTCCGCCCAGATACCGGTACTCTGACCGCTTACCGCTCTCCGGGCGGCGCGGGTGTGCGTCTCGATGGCGCGACCTCGGTGGGCGCAGAGATTTCCCCTAACTTCGACTCCCTGCTGGTGAAGATGACCTGCCGCGGCCAGGATTTCAAGCAGGCTGTGGCGCGCGCCCAGCGCGCCCTTAACGAGTTCCACGTTGCCGGCGTTGCTACCAACATCGGCTTCCTGCGCGCCCTGCTGCGCGAGCCGGACTTCACCGAAAAGCGCGTAGACACCGGTTTCATTAATGACCACCCGGACCTGCTGAAGGCTCCTCCGGCTACCGACGAGCCCGGACGCATCGTGGAGTACATCGCAGATGTGACCGTGAACCGTCCAAACGGTGAGCGTCCTACCTCCCTGCGCCCGTTCGATAAGCTCCCAACCCTGGATAAGCAGGAACCCCTGCCGAAGGGCTCCCGCGATGAGCTGCTGGAGCTGGGGCCTAAGGCCTGGGCTGAGAAGATCCGTAAGCAGGACGCACTTGCCGTGACGGATACCACCTTCCGCGACGCGCACCAGTCCTTGCTGGCCACCCGCGTTCGCGGCACCGCATTGGTTTCCGCCGCCGAGCACGTGGCACGCCTGACCCCTAACCTGTACTCCGTTGAGGCATGGGGCGGCGCCACCTTCGATGTGGCCATGCGCTTCCTCCAGGAGGATCCATGGGTACGCCTGGACCTGCTGCGTGACGCCATGCCAAACGTGAATATTCAGATGCTGCTGCGCGGGCGCAATACGGTTGGCTACACCCCGTACCCAGACTCCGTATGCCACGGTTTCGTGCAGGAGGCCGCTAAGTCCGGCGTGGACGTATTCCGTATCTTCGATGCTCTTAATGACGTATCCCAGATGCGCCCGGCTATCGAGGCCGTTCTGGAGACCAACACCACCGTGGCCGAGGTAGCCATGGCATACTCCGGTGACCTGTCTTCCCCGAAGGAAGACATTTACACGCTGGATTACTACCTGAAGCTCGCCGAGGAGATTGTCAACACCGGCGCCCACG
Encoded here:
- a CDS encoding bifunctional 2-methylcitrate synthase/citrate synthase, which translates into the protein MSDKNTEIRKGLYGVVVDETAVSKVVPETNSLTYRGYPVQELARYCSFEEVAYLLWNGELPSQEELIRFSAREKALRHLDRHLIDLITSMPKSCHPMDVLRTAISFIGSQDPEAYTRDSEHIRRTALELMAKIPTIIALDIRRRRGEGYIEPSRKKGFAENFLWMVFGEEEGSPANSRADIEAFDKSLTLYAEHSFNASTFAARVITSTMSDTYSAIVGAIGALKGPLHGGANEAVMHNFLEVDDPAKAEEWAKNKLANKELVMGFGHRVYKKGDSRVPTMEAAFKELAEQHDQTKWVEMYDIMAKTMYENTSIQIRPNLDFPAGPAYYILGFDIEFFTPIFVMARITGWTAHIVEQNENNSLIRPLSAYNGEEQRPVPPKSF
- a CDS encoding pyruvate carboxylase encodes the protein MKGPTFVVDTALSSFNKILVANRGEIAVRAFRAAFETGAKTVAIYPREDRNSFHRAFADEAVRIGVEGQPVKAYLDIDEVIRAAKKSGADAIYPGYGFLSERADLARACRDNGIKFIGPSAETLDLTGDKAAAVQAAEAAGLPTLKDSKPSTDPDELYEYAKEFTYPVFVKAVAGGGGRGMRFIENEAEFKQKAAEASREAAAAFGDGHVYVETAVIKPQHIEVQILADEHGNVMHLYERDCSVQRRHQKVVEIAPAPTLDPELRDRICEDAVKFCQHINYSGAGTVEFLVDERGNHVFIEMNPRVQVEHTVTEEVTGVDIVKSQMQIAAGASLEDLGLKQEEVKLTGAALQCRITTEDPNNGFRPDTGTLTAYRSPGGAGVRLDGATSVGAEISPNFDSLLVKMTCRGQDFKQAVARAQRALNEFHVAGVATNIGFLRALLREPDFTEKRVDTGFINDHPDLLKAPPATDEPGRIVEYIADVTVNRPNGERPTSLRPFDKLPTLDKQEPLPKGSRDELLELGPKAWAEKIRKQDALAVTDTTFRDAHQSLLATRVRGTALVSAAEHVARLTPNLYSVEAWGGATFDVAMRFLQEDPWVRLDLLRDAMPNVNIQMLLRGRNTVGYTPYPDSVCHGFVQEAAKSGVDVFRIFDALNDVSQMRPAIEAVLETNTTVAEVAMAYSGDLSSPKEDIYTLDYYLKLAEEIVNTGAHVLAIKDMAGLLRPEAATKLVTALRKEFDLPVHVHTHDTAGGQLATYFAAAAAGADAVDGASAPLAGTTSQPSLSAIVAAFSNSDRDTGIDLQAVSDLEPYWEAVRQLYAPFENGIPGPTGRVYKHEIPGGQLSNLRAQASALGLADRFEVIEDNYAAVNEMLGRPTKVTPSSKVVGDLALHLVGAGVDPADFEANPTKYDIPDSVIAFLRGELGTPAHGWPPLRDKILSSRGEGDVTVKEVPEEEKAHLSSDDSSERRDALNRLLFPKEFEQFKEFRRQYGNTEALTDATFFYGLTEGEEQVVHYFTGEAGDRSSLNSMIVRLDAVGEADEKGMRSVILNVNGQVRPMKVRDNNEDSVVDTVEKADSSNEGHVAAPFAGVVNVTVEVGAEVKAGDQVAVIEAMKMEAGISATKDGKIERVAIGQATKVEGGDLIVVIS